CGCCGCGTCGGCCCGGTTGAGCTCCGAGCGCTCCGACAGCCGCGAGTAGAACATCGAGCCGGACCGGTCGACGAGCACGAGCGTGCGACCGGGCAGCGCGGGCACGTTCGCCAGCGAGTGGCCGAGCGCCTGCTCCAGCGGGTACGACCAGCGCAGCGAGGGGGCGTGCTGGTACGCGGCGAGGTAGCGGAAGGGGAACTGCCGCGAGCGCGCCACCTCCGCCGGGTCGCTGATCCTGGCGGCGACCTGAGCCGCCACCTCGTCGCTCACTCCCGCCTCGTCGAAGTTCCGCAGGTTGCGTACGAGAGCCATCGCGCCCATGGACGGGATGACGGCCTCCCAGGCCGCCTTGTCCATCGGGCCCTGGAGCCAGCCGGCCAGTGCCTCCCAGGTCATCCCCGCCTCCGCGAGGCGCCGCGCACCGTGCGCGCCGGTCACGACCTTGCGCCGCTTGGCGGGCCGCAGCGCCATCAGGTCGCGGTGGGCCACCACGACGGGCAGCGACTTGGGCACCACGGCCGTGTCCGGGTGGTGCCGCCGGTCGAGGGCGTACTGGAACAGGTCGCCCTGCCACGGCTTCGCCGGATCGGGCGCCGCGTGCACCAGATTGAGGATGTCGCCGAAGCGGTAACCCTTGGCCGCCGTGTCGTACTTCAGCAGCGACTTCTCGCCGTAGAGCCGACGTACGGCGTCGGCGATGCCCCGCTTGACGGGCTTGGGCACGTTACGGCCGTACCGGGAGGTCCAGTAGGCGAGCAGCTCCCCGGGCTCGTCCGGGCGGCGCAGCACGGAGGCGATGACCTGGCGGTTGGCCGGGCCGTCGGTGGCACCCGCGTCGAGGCGTGCCTTCACGTACTCGGCGGCGCCCATGAGCGAGGCCGTCCGCAGGTTGCCCTCGCCGCGCAGCCAGCCCAGCAGGGCGGCCGTCCACGAGGGGTCGGCGACCGCGAGCTCGCGCACGAGCGCGGCGAACCGGTCGTCGCGGTCGTCACGGGTCTCGTAGAACGTGTCCGCGACGAAGTGCGCTACCGCCAACAGGAAGAGCTCGGAGCGCGCGTCGCGCTCCTGGCCGCGGCCACCCTGGTGGGTGCGCAGCACGCGGCCGGTCGACGTCACACGGGAAGTGGGCTGCGCCTTGGCCGCCTTGGTGTTGAATCGCGCCATGATGAATTCCCCCGAATTCTTTCTACGACGGTGAAGTCGCGTTTCGGAGGGAGGCACAGCAAATGGAGGGGGCCCGAGTTCAGGGGTCGGCGACGGACTCAGCCAGATGCTCTACCCGATTGAGCTACACCGACCCGAAGTCGATGACGGGACTTGAACCCGCAACCGTCCGATCCAATGAAGTAACCGCTGCCTGCGCACCGGGCACCCACCATGAGCTGCGCCTCCCGAGATCAAGTCGGCGGCGGCGTGGATTCTTTGAGAGAGAAGTAGCCGCAGCCTGCGCACCGGGAGGTGCATGAAGTTGTGGTGTCCAGAGTTCAAAGCCGGCGGAACCGACGTAGGTGCTCTAACCCCTGAGCTACACCGGCGCGTTGTACCGGTGGCGGGACTCGAACCCGCGGCCGCCCCATTATCAGTGGAAGTAGGTCCTGCCTTCGCACCTGGACGTGCACCACTTTAGGAGGGCGGCCGCGGTTCGAGCCATTGAATTAACTACCCGCGCTTCTGGCGCTTCCAGGGGCCGGTGATGGCGAGCATGATGCCGGGCTCCTGGATGTTGGCGAAAAGGGTCCGGCCGTCGGGCGAGAAGGTGACGCCGGTGAACTCGCTGTAGGCCGGCGCCTCGGCGGTGCCGATGTTGAGCTCGTTGCGGGCGATCGGGTACGTACGGCCGCTCTCGGTGGCGCCGAAGAGGTGCTGGACGCCTTCGCCGTCCTCGGCGATGACGAGGCCGCCGTAGGGGGACACGGTGATGTTGTCGGGGCCGTCGAAGGCGCCGTCCTTGGACGGGTCGGGGTTCACGCCGAGCAGGACCTTGAGGGTCAGGGTGCGGCGCTTGGGGTCGTAGAACCAGACGGCTCCGTCGTGCTGGACGGGGCTCTCCTCGCGGGCGTACGAGGAGACGATGTACGTGCCGCCGTCGCCCCACCACATGCCTTCGAGCTTGCGGGCGCGGGTGACCTGGCCGTCGGTGAACTGGTTGCGGACGGAGACGGTCTTCGCGTCACGGTCCGGGACGTCGACCCAGTCCACGCCGTACACCGTGCCGATCCTGGTGGCGCGGGAGAGGTCGTCGATGAACCGGCCGCCGGAGTCGAAGCACTTGAAGGCCTGGAGGGCGCCGGCGTCGTCGGCGAGGGTGGCGAGCTGTCCGTGGCCGTGCTCGAAGCCCTGCGGGGGCGTCCAGCGGTAGAGGAGGCCGTTGGGGCCCGAGGCGTCCTCGGTGAGGTAGAGGCGGCCCCGCTTGGGGTCGACGACGACGGCCTCGTGGGCGTACCGGCCGAGTGCCTTGATCGGCTTGGGGTTCCGGTTGCGGCGGCGGTCGACGGGGTCGACCTCGAAGACGTAGCCGTGGTCCTTGGTCATGCCGTTCTGGCCGGCCTTGTCCTCGGTCTCCTCGCAGGTGAGCCAGGTGCCCCAAGGCGTGTTGCCGCCCGCGCAGTTGGTGGAGGTGCCCGCGACGCCGACCCACTCGGCGACCTTGTCGTGGCGCACCTCGACGACCGTGCAGCCGCCGGACGCGGCCGGGTCGTAGACCAGGCCCTCGGTGAGCGGCACGGGGTGCTTCCAGCCGGCGCGGGGGCCCTTGAGCTCGTGGTTGTTGACGAGGAGAGTGGCGCCGCGCGGCCCGTCGAAGGTGGAGGTGCCGTCGTGGTGGGACGGCGTGAACTCACCCGAGTCCAGCTTGGTACGGCCGCTGTAGGTGATGACGCGGTAGGAGAATCCGGCGGGCAGCGCGAGCAGGCCCTTCGGGTCCGGGACCAGCGGTCCGTAGCCGACTCCGCCGTGCCGGTCCGTCGGCTCGCCGTCCTCCCCCACGCTCTCGGTGTCGGTGGACGCGAGGGCGTTCGGAGTGGTGGCGAGGGCGCCGACACTGCCGGCCAGGACGATACCGGCGCCGGTCAGCGCGGATCGACCGGCGAAGTCCCTGCGGGTGAGCGACATGGGTGTCTCCCGTGACGGTGGAGGATGACCGTGGAGGGTGGCCGAGGGCATTGCGGCCACACCGTCCCGCCCACGCCTGAACGCCGGTTGAACATCGGGCGACTTCACCGCACTCGGTTCCATGAATCCGTAAGGACTCGGCCACAGGGCCCAAAAGTCCTCCGGACGGGGGAACGGGCCGCCCCCTCCGGGACCGGGAAGGAGCACCCCTCCCGGGGCCGGGGGACGGGGAACCCCCCCTCCGGGGGCCGAGGAACGGACGCCACTCCCGGGACCGGGGAACGAGCGCCCCGGGGCCGGAGGACGGGTGAAGCCCCCCGAGCCGAGGAACGAGCGCCTCCTCGGGGCCGGGGCAAGGGAAGCCCCCCTCGGCCCGTCCCGGCTCGCTCAACCTCCTTGTTGCGAGCGTGCCTTGAACGCGGCCTTGCGGGCCTCCTTGGCGACCTTCTTGTCGGGGTGGAGGCGGCCCATCGCCTCCAGGACGTCCGGAGTGGCCGGGTGGTCGACGCGCCAGGCCGCGGCGAAGAAGCTGCCGTGTTGCTGGGCGAGGCCCTCGACCAGCCCCTGCAGCTCGGCGGAGTTGCCCTCGGCGGCGAGCTGCGCGGCGATCGTGTCGATGGTGAGCCAGAAGATCATCGCCTCGGACGGCGGGGGCACATCGGCGGCGCCGTGTTCGGAGAGCCAGACCCGCGCGAGTCCGCCCAGTTCGGCGTCGTCGAGGACCTCGCGCAGCGCGGGCTCGGCCTCCAGGCCGACGAGCGAGAGCGCCTGCTGACAGTGCAGCCGACGCAACGGCGCCCCGGCGTCGCCACCGCGCGCCGCGGCGAGCAACTCCCGTGCGGCGGCCAGGGGTTCACGCCGGGCGAGCCACTGCTCGGTCTCGGCCCGGGCAGCGGTCGGCGGGAAGGCGGCGGTGCCGTCCAGCAGCGCGTCCGCGCCCTTGTCCGCCAGGTCGCCCACCGCGGGGGCGGTGAGGCCGGACTCCAGCAGCCGCGCCCGCAGCCCGTACAGGCCTAGCGGGGTCAGCCGTACCATCCCGTACCGCGACACGTCGGCGTCGTCGGCGGCCGAGGACTCCTCGTCGGTGTCCGCCATCAGTGTCTCGTCGACCGGCTGGAAGTCGACGAGGCCGACGGGTTCGAGCAGCCGGAACTGGTCGTCGAGCCGCATCATCGCGTCCGACACCTGCTCCAGTACGTCGTTGGTCGGCTCCCCCATGTCGTCCGGCACGATCATGGACGCGGCGAGGGCCGGCAGCGGTACGGGGCTTTCGCCGGCCCCGCTCTCGCTCACGGTCAGCAGGTACAGATTGCCGAGCACTCCGTCCAGGAACTCGGCCTCCGCCTCGGGGTTCCAGTCCAGCGAGGAGAAGTCGATCTCCCCGCCGCCGTCCACCGCGTCGACGAGGTCGTCGAGGTCGGGCACGCTCGCGTCGGCCAGTACGGCCTCCAGGGCGGTGAGCCACACCCCGAGGACGTCCTGCGGCGCTCCGGAGGTGAGCAGCGCGAGGTCCGCGCCCGCGGCGACCGTGCCCTCCTCCTCGTCCACGATCTCGACGAGCCCGGTGTCGACGGCCACCCGCCAGGCCTCACTGGCCGTCGCCGCCGCCTCGTCGCCGGTGAGCCCGAGCGCGTCGGCCGCCCCGGGAAGCTGTTCCTCGACGAGTTCGCCCCCGGCGCCGACCCGCGTGTCCGGGCCGGCCCAGCGGGCCAGCCGTGCGGCGCGGGAGAGCAGCGGGGTGGCGAGCGCGTCCCGCGCCAGCTCCGCTTCGGAATTCAGCCGCACCGGCGGCAAGGGGGAGCTCTCTGACATCGGCTGGGTTCTCCTCCGAACAATCAGGACCCGGACAGCGGGATCGAACGGCCCGAACGAGCGGAACCGGACGACCCGACCGGCGGGACCGACCAAGCATGACAAGCAGGAAACGCAGTACAACCAGAACAAGCATGACGAGCGGAACAAGCGTGACATCCACCGGGGTCCGGCAGACCACCCACCGGGCCCGGCGGCACCCCCCGGGTTCCGGCGGCACACCCTCCGGAACCGGCAGATCACCACCTCGGCCCGGTTGCGCACTCCCCGGAACCCGCGGATCACCACCACGCCCCGGCAGCACACCCCCGGATCCGATGGCACACCCACCAGGCCCAGGCGGCACACCCCCGGAACCGGCGGCACACCCACCAGAACCAGGCGACGCATCACCCGGCCCCGGCGGCACACCCACCAGGGCCGGCAACACATCCGCCTGCCCCAGAAGTACGTCCACCGAGCCCGGCAACGCGTCCACCCGACCCAGGCAGGACGCCCACCAGGACCCGGCAGCACACGTCCGGCCGCCCCGGCGGTACGCCCACCCGAGCCCGGCAGAACGCCCACCGAGCCCGTAAGGGCATCGCCCCGCAGGACATCCGGCGCGCCCGTGGACCGCCCCCGGACCCGAGGATCCGGACACCGCACCGGAAAACCGTGTCGACGGCTCAGCCTAGACGGATTTCCACCCATGCCGCCCGGTTCATGTCCCTGTCAGGAGTTGTACATCACTCCATCCTTGACAACTCCCCTTCCCACACACGAGATTGACGCGCGTAGAAGTTCAGAGGGGCACTCGTCCCACCAGCTTCTACGCGCGTCACCGACCCGCACACAGGTCGCGCTGCTCCCCCACGCTCCAGCCTCGTCCCGGCGCTCATGTAAGTCCCCGGAGGGATTCCCTTGCCGAGCAAGAGAACCGCGCGCATCGGCGCGCTGACCGTAGCCGCGGTCTGTTCCACCGTCTCCGCCGTGGTGCTGACCGCACCCGCCCACGCGGACACCGTCCACATCCACGACATCCAGGGCACCACCCGGACGTCCCCCTACGCGGGCCAGAAGGTCACGGACGTGGCGGGCATCGTCACGGCCCTGCGCACCTACGGCTCGTCCCGGGGTTTCTGGATCCAGGACCCGACCCCGGACAACGACCCGGCCACCAGTGAGGGCGTCTTCGTCTTCACCGGCTCCACCCCGAAGGTCGCCGTCGGCGACTCGGTCACCGTCACGGGCACCGTCTCGGAGTACGTGCCCGGCGGCACCTCCTCCGGCAACCAGTCGCTGACGGAGATCACCAAGCCGACGATCACGGTGCTGTCGTCCGGCAACGCGGTCCCCGCGCCCACGGTCATCAACAGCCGTTCCGTGCCGGCCGCCTACGCCCCCGCCGGTGACACGGCCGCGAGCGGCTCGATCAACGCGCTCACCCTGGAGCCGACGAAGTACGCCCTGGACTACTACGAGTCCCTCGAGGGCATGAACGTCCAGGTCGCCGACACCCGCGTGGTCACCGCCACCGACCCGTACAGCGAGCTGTGGGTCACGGTGAAGCCGCACGAGAACGCCACCCGCCGCGGCGGCACGATCTACGGCGCGTACACCTCGCAGAACACCGGACGCCTGCAGATCCAGTCCCTCGGCGCGACCGCCGACTTCCCCGTCGCGAACGTCGGCGACAAGCTCGCCGGCACCACCGCGGGCCCGCTCGACTACAACCAGTTCGGCGGCTACACGCTCGTCGCGAGCCAGTTGGGCACCCTGGAGAAGGGCGACCTGAAGCGCGAGACGACCCGCAAGCAGTCGCGCAGCGAGCTGGCCGTGGCGACGTACAACGTCGAGAACCTGGACCCGGGCGACGGCACGTTCGCCGCCCACGCGGCCGCGATCGTGAACAACCTCCAGTCGCCCGACATCGTGTCCCTGGAGGAGATCCAGGACAACAACGGCGCCACGGACGACGGCACGGTCGCCGCCGACCAGACCGTGAACAAGCTGATCGACGCGATCGTCGCGGCGGGCGGCCCGAAGTACGACTGGCGTTCCATAGACCCGGTCAACGACAAGGACGGCGGCGAGCCCGGCGGCAACATCCGCCAGGTCTTCCTCTTCAACCCGGAGCGGGTCTCCTTCACGGACCGCGCGGGCGGCGACTCGACGACCGCCGTCGGTGTCACCAAGGTGCACGGCAAGGCCCGGCTGACGGCCTCCCCCGGCCGCATCGACCCGGCCAACACGGCCTGGACGTCCAGCCGCAAGCCGCTGGCCGGCGAGTTCGTCTTCCGTGGCAAGACGGTCTTCGTGATCGCCAACCACCTCAACTCCAAGGGCGGTGACCAGGGTCTGACCGCGCAGTACCAGCCCCCGGCCCGCAGCTCGGAGACCCAGCGTCATCTGCAGGCGACGGCGGTGAACTCCTTCGTCAACGAGATCCTCACGGCGCAGAAGAACGCCGACGTGCTCGCCCTCGGCGACATGAACGACTTCGAGTTCTCGGACACCACCAAGATCCTCGAGGGTGACGGCGAGCTCTGGTCGGCGATCAAGTCGCTGCCGAAGAGCGAGCGTTACACGTACGACTACCAGGGCAACCAGCAGGTCCTGGACCAGATCCTGGTCAGCCCGTCGATTCGCAAGGGCTGCGACCTCGACTACGACAGCGTGCACATCAACTCGGAGTTCTCCGACCAGATCAGCGACCACGACCCGCAGGTACTGCGGTTCCGGCCGTAGGCCTGCAGGGGCTGTGGATGAGGCCACAGCCCCGAAAAGGGAGGAGCCCGGCCCCGTCGTCCGGGGGGCCGGGCTCCTCCCTTGCTGGATGTCAGGCGGCGAACGTCTCGTTCAGCCAGCCCTTCCAGGCGGTCTCGTTGTGCTTGGCGTCGGCGTCGGACGCGAAGTCGTGGACGCTCATGCCGACGGGAGCGCCCCAGTGGTTGCGACCGAAGAAGCGGATGAGGGCGTTGTCGGTGCGCAGCCCGATGAAGTACGGGTTGCGGTAGTCGACCACGGCGTCGAGGAGCTGCCCCTCGGGTCCCCGGGCCCGCACCCGCGCGCCCTCGGCGGTGTCGTCCGCGAGGCCGAGCGCCCGCCCGACGGCGGCGAAGGCGTCGGACGCCGTCGAGGCGCCGGGTCCGTCGAAGGTGGCGAAGGCGACCGGGCGCCCGGCGAAGTGCGTCACGTACTGGCGCAGGGTGTGCAGATAGAAGTCCGTGTGCTTGCTCGCGCCGTCGTACTGGTTGTCCCAGTCCTCGACGAAGATGCCGCTGTGCACGTACCGCACCCAGGACCGGCGGCCGTCGTCACGCGGCTCGATGGTCTCGTCGATCTGGTTGAGGGTCTGCTGGGAGATGCCCTCGACGTCCTCGACCAGGCTGGTGAGGCGGTGCGGCGGATCCCAGTTGGTGAGCGTGGAGCCGAACGGCCCGGCCCCGCCCTGGCGCGGCTCGAACTCCATCGGCCACAGCCAGCCGCCGGTACCGGTGGTGATCGCCTCCCACATCTGCTCCGGGGTGGCGTCGACCTCGAACTCGCGGGCGATCTCGAATTCCTTGGACATGGTGGTGGTTCTCCTGTGGTTCAGTCCTGGCCGGGCGGGGTCGAGTCCACCGCGACGGCTTCCGGCTCGGCGGTGACTTCCGGCTTGACCATGGCCTCCGGCTCGGCGGTGACTTCCGGCTTGGCCATGGCTTCCGGCTTGGCCATGCCTTCCGGCTCGGCGACGGCTTCCGGCTTGAGCGTCGGGTGGACGGCGACGACGATCCGGTGGTCGCGCCCGCCCTCCGCGTTCCCGTCGTGGTACTTGCGAATGAGCGCGCCGACCCCTTGCGTCAGCTCCTCGATGAACGCGGCGCGGTCGGCGGCGGAGGCGAAGGTCACCTCACCGTCGAGCGCGTAGGTGGCGAGCCGCTTGCGGGCCTTCGTCGCGCCGGTGATCAGCGCCCCCACGTCCCGGACCAGCCGGGCACCGACGGCGAGCAGCCAGCGGGCCGAGAGCTGGTCCCGGAAGCGGTCCGGGTCGGGCTGCACGGCGGCGAGGGCGAGCGGCGAGATGACGTACGACGCCGCCGTCGCGCGCATCAGCCGCTCGGTGACATTGCCCTTGCGGCGCTCGCCCGCGAGCTCGACCAGGCCGTGCCGCTCCAGCGCCTTCAGGTGGTAGTTCACCTTCTGCCGCGGCAGTCCGACCTTTGCGGCCAGCATGGCGGCCGACGCGGGCCCGGCGGCCAGCTCGGCCAACAGCCGGGCCCGTATGGGGTCAAGCGAGACGGCGGCTGCCTCGGCGTCCTCGATCACGGTCACGTCCAACATGACTCCACCGTCTCACCGAACACTTTTTTTGTCCAGACGGGTCAAGTTGTCGGAGGTGGACTCAGCCCTGCGGCCCACCCTCGTCGAGACGTGCCAGTTGGGTCTGGAACCAGTCCAGCCGGGCCTGCAGCAGTGCCGCCTCGGCCACGAGTTCGGACACCCCGAGCCCCGCGGGCAGATCCACCACCACGGCCCCGCTCCCGGCGCGGACCCGCAGCCCGTCACCGGCCAGCCGCGCGAACCCCGCCAACGACAGGGACGTACGACCGCGTACACAGCCCGCGCAGGCCGGGGCGAGGGCGCGCCAGCCGGGACGCCCCCAGCCCGCGTCCGCGAGCGCGGCGGCCACCGCGCCACAGGCGCAGGGACCGACCGTGGCGCTCCGCACCCGTTGGCGGGCGTAGCGGAACCCCTGTTCGAAGCGGATGTAGGCGCCGAGGACGGAGACCTCCAGGAGGACGGCCGCCCGGTGCTCGGCGGTGCAGAGCATGGCCTCGGCCGTGGCCGAGTCGTGCACGCAGTGGAAGCCGCAGTCGCAGCGGCGGTGTGGCGCCCGGTGCCGCAGCCCGTAGACGCAGCGCGCCTCGTCCAGCACTTCGTACGGCACCGCGCCGCCCAGCGACACACCGGTGAACCCGGCCCGGGTGCCGTCCTGGGACAGCACCGGGTGGGCGATCTTGTATCCGGTCGGCGGCTCCGTCGGACGTTCCTCGGGGAGCCGCAACCTCATCGGGCGACCGGGACCTCATCGGGCACGGACGCCTCCAACTCCTCCATTCCCTCGGGAAGTTCCTCGGGAAGTTGGAGATTGTCGTCGTCCGCGCGAGTCCGCTCTTCCGCGACTCCGGTGGCGAGTGCCTTGCCCAGCCTCATGACGCCTCCCGCGATCTGCCGTCGACTTCCGTCCCCGCCATGGTGACCCATGAGGGGCCGGGTTGACACCAGGGCCTCGCGAAAGCGGCCACCTGGTAGCAACGCTTTCCTTTACCTCGTAGAAGAATTAAGTGGAGCTTCACAGTGGAGCTGCCGAGACTAGCTCGTATGACGACCTCAGCCCCCTCCGCCCCTCCCCCCACCCCTCCCTTCGGCCGTGCGCTCTGCGCGATGGTCACGCCCTTCACCGAGGCGGGCGCGCTCGACCTCGACGGGGCGGGGCGGCTCGCCGACCGGCTGGTCCGCGCGGGCTGCGACGGCCTGGTCCTGTCCGGCACCACGGGCGAGTCCCCGACCACGACCGACGCCGAGAAGTCCGCGCTCGTACGCGCCGTGCGGGAGGCGGTCGGCGACCGGGCCGCGATCGTCGCGGGCGTCGGCACCGCCGACACACGGCACACCGTCGAACTGGCCCTCGCGGCCGAAAAGGCGGGCGCGGACGGTCTGTTGGTCGTGACGCCGTACTACAGCAGGCCTCCGCAGGACGCCGTCGAGGCCCACTTCCGGGAGATCGCCGACGCCACCGGACTGCCGCTCACGCTGTACGACATTCCCGGCCGCACCGGCACCCGCATCGAGCCCGACACCCTGATCCGGCTCGCCGAGCACCCTCGGATCGTCGCCGTCAAGGACTGCGCGTACGACCTCCTCGGCACCCAGAAGGTGCTGGCCCGCACGGAGTTGGCGTACTACGCGGGCTGTGACGAGCAGGTGCTCGCGCTGCGGGCGGTCGGCGGGGCCGGCTACATCAGCACGGTGGCGAACGCCGTCCCGGGCCCCTTCCGTGCGATCCTCGACACCTTCGAGGCGGGGGACACGGCGGAGGCGGCCCGTCGGCAACAACGCGCCGTCCCGCTCATCGAGTTGATGATGTCGTCGGGCCTGCCCGGCACGGTCACGGCCAAGGCCCTGCTCGGTCGGCTCGGCCTGCCCGCGGGCCCGGTCCGCGCGCCGCTGCGGGCCGCCGGCCGGGAGGTGACCGACGGACTGCTGGCGGCGTACGAGGAGTTGGCGGCCGCCTGAAGCACGGCCGTCCTCAACAGCGTGGACGACCGATTCGCCACGAACTCACGGCAGTTCTCCCGCGCTTCGGCATCCATCGTCACCTACGTCTTCCCCGAGGGTTTGTCACGATCGATTCCACGGCGGACGACAAGAGAAAAGGCAAGGAGGTGATGACCCGCTCCTTGCCACTCTCAACTTATAGCGCACCGGGGGGCTTGCGGCAAGGCCCCCGTCGTGCCGCAGAATCTCCGGCCGAAGCCGGAATCTGTGGAAACGGGGAGTCGCGAAGTGCGGGTGCTGTTTGTCGACGTGGGGATCGCGGGGGGACGTCGAACCGCCGGCGGGACTGGCGGTGGGGTTGCGGGGACTCGGCGCGGAGGTGCGGGTGCGCGCCCCGCCGGACGAGGAGTTCGGGGCGCTGCCGGCTCGGGTCGACGTGCCGCCGGTGCCGCTCGGCCCGTCGATGCGCTCGGTGGCGACCGGCCTGGTGCGCGAGCCGTACGGCGAGGCAGAGAACAGCCACCGGGCAGTGATCGGTCTGCGGCGCCGGCCCCGGGACCCGCGCACGAGCGAGAGCCGTGGTCCCCACGATCCGCACCGACGGGGCGACGGTGGCCGCGAAGCTTCTCCTCGACACGATCGGCATGACCGGCACGACCGGCACGACCGGCACGACCGGCCAGGACAACGCGCGCATGTCCGCATGAGCCACGCGGGACCGCCCCGTCAGAACCCCGCTCGCGAGAACCCGCACACGCCGGTCCGGGCGCCTTGCCGCGCGCAAGGGTCACGAGCGACCTCACCTTCGCAGCATTCGGAGCCAACGACGTGAACCCCCTGACCACCAGTGCGTTCGACCTTCCCGACCGTCTCGCCACCAAGGCCGACCCGACGCTGATCGCCGGCGACGAGCAGCACTTCGCGGCCCTCGCGGAGTGCCTGAAGCAGTCGATCGCCGAGCTGACCGAACGCCTCGACGCCGCGCGCAGGGCGCCCGGCGGCCTCGGCCGGCAAGCGATGGACCGGGACATCGAGATCCACCGGCTGACCGCTCGCCTGCGCGCACTGCGTCGCTTCGGTCTGGACCTGTGCCTGGGGCACATGGTCGGCGCGGACAGCCCCGAACCC
This portion of the Streptomyces mirabilis genome encodes:
- a CDS encoding SRPBCC family protein, with translation MSKEFEIAREFEVDATPEQMWEAITTGTGGWLWPMEFEPRQGGAGPFGSTLTNWDPPHRLTSLVEDVEGISQQTLNQIDETIEPRDDGRRSWVRYVHSGIFVEDWDNQYDGASKHTDFYLHTLRQYVTHFAGRPVAFATFDGPGASTASDAFAAVGRALGLADDTAEGARVRARGPEGQLLDAVVDYRNPYFIGLRTDNALIRFFGRNHWGAPVGMSVHDFASDADAKHNETAWKGWLNETFAA
- a CDS encoding TROVE domain-containing protein, which translates into the protein MARFNTKAAKAQPTSRVTSTGRVLRTHQGGRGQERDARSELFLLAVAHFVADTFYETRDDRDDRFAALVRELAVADPSWTAALLGWLRGEGNLRTASLMGAAEYVKARLDAGATDGPANRQVIASVLRRPDEPGELLAYWTSRYGRNVPKPVKRGIADAVRRLYGEKSLLKYDTAAKGYRFGDILNLVHAAPDPAKPWQGDLFQYALDRRHHPDTAVVPKSLPVVVAHRDLMALRPAKRRKVVTGAHGARRLAEAGMTWEALAGWLQGPMDKAAWEAVIPSMGAMALVRNLRNFDEAGVSDEVAAQVAARISDPAEVARSRQFPFRYLAAYQHAPSLRWSYPLEQALGHSLANVPALPGRTLVLVDRSGSMFYSRLSERSELNRADAAAIFGTALALRAADADLVEFGTSSNRVKFTKGESVLKVLERFGDLGGTNTSEAVRAHYRKHDRVLIVTDEQATYSHYGDPTEQVPAHVPVYTWNLAGYRAGHGPSGKANRHTFGGLSDAAFRMVSLLERGSDGPWPWVE
- a CDS encoding alkaline phosphatase PhoX — translated: MSLTRRDFAGRSALTGAGIVLAGSVGALATTPNALASTDTESVGEDGEPTDRHGGVGYGPLVPDPKGLLALPAGFSYRVITYSGRTKLDSGEFTPSHHDGTSTFDGPRGATLLVNNHELKGPRAGWKHPVPLTEGLVYDPAASGGCTVVEVRHDKVAEWVGVAGTSTNCAGGNTPWGTWLTCEETEDKAGQNGMTKDHGYVFEVDPVDRRRNRNPKPIKALGRYAHEAVVVDPKRGRLYLTEDASGPNGLLYRWTPPQGFEHGHGQLATLADDAGALQAFKCFDSGGRFIDDLSRATRIGTVYGVDWVDVPDRDAKTVSVRNQFTDGQVTRARKLEGMWWGDGGTYIVSSYAREESPVQHDGAVWFYDPKRRTLTLKVLLGVNPDPSKDGAFDGPDNITVSPYGGLVIAEDGEGVQHLFGATESGRTYPIARNELNIGTAEAPAYSEFTGVTFSPDGRTLFANIQEPGIMLAITGPWKRQKRG
- a CDS encoding helix-turn-helix domain-containing protein, which encodes MLDVTVIEDAEAAAVSLDPIRARLLAELAAGPASAAMLAAKVGLPRQKVNYHLKALERHGLVELAGERRKGNVTERLMRATAASYVISPLALAAVQPDPDRFRDQLSARWLLAVGARLVRDVGALITGATKARKRLATYALDGEVTFASAADRAAFIEELTQGVGALIRKYHDGNAEGGRDHRIVVAVHPTLKPEAVAEPEGMAKPEAMAKPEVTAEPEAMVKPEVTAEPEAVAVDSTPPGQD
- a CDS encoding endonuclease/exonuclease/phosphatase family protein, translating into MPSKRTARIGALTVAAVCSTVSAVVLTAPAHADTVHIHDIQGTTRTSPYAGQKVTDVAGIVTALRTYGSSRGFWIQDPTPDNDPATSEGVFVFTGSTPKVAVGDSVTVTGTVSEYVPGGTSSGNQSLTEITKPTITVLSSGNAVPAPTVINSRSVPAAYAPAGDTAASGSINALTLEPTKYALDYYESLEGMNVQVADTRVVTATDPYSELWVTVKPHENATRRGGTIYGAYTSQNTGRLQIQSLGATADFPVANVGDKLAGTTAGPLDYNQFGGYTLVASQLGTLEKGDLKRETTRKQSRSELAVATYNVENLDPGDGTFAAHAAAIVNNLQSPDIVSLEEIQDNNGATDDGTVAADQTVNKLIDAIVAAGGPKYDWRSIDPVNDKDGGEPGGNIRQVFLFNPERVSFTDRAGGDSTTAVGVTKVHGKARLTASPGRIDPANTAWTSSRKPLAGEFVFRGKTVFVIANHLNSKGGDQGLTAQYQPPARSSETQRHLQATAVNSFVNEILTAQKNADVLALGDMNDFEFSDTTKILEGDGELWSAIKSLPKSERYTYDYQGNQQVLDQILVSPSIRKGCDLDYDSVHINSEFSDQISDHDPQVLRFRP
- the dapA gene encoding 4-hydroxy-tetrahydrodipicolinate synthase; this translates as MTTSAPSAPPPTPPFGRALCAMVTPFTEAGALDLDGAGRLADRLVRAGCDGLVLSGTTGESPTTTDAEKSALVRAVREAVGDRAAIVAGVGTADTRHTVELALAAEKAGADGLLVVTPYYSRPPQDAVEAHFREIADATGLPLTLYDIPGRTGTRIEPDTLIRLAEHPRIVAVKDCAYDLLGTQKVLARTELAYYAGCDEQVLALRAVGGAGYISTVANAVPGPFRAILDTFEAGDTAEAARRQQRAVPLIELMMSSGLPGTVTAKALLGRLGLPAGPVRAPLRAAGREVTDGLLAAYEELAAA